The sequence TTGCATTACATCCCAAATTTTACAATGGGCATtgcccttaaaatcaaacattgaaatatatTAAACACAATTATTTGGATTTATCATGTCAAATATCACTGGAATATTAGcattttgttatttgcatttagctttgttttttccctgctgtccgtgaccctatcagaacagaccttcAACCCATTCTTGGGTAAATCAAACCACTGATTTAGATTAGATTTTGCTACATCGGAGAACTAAAAGTGCCTCTTGGAGCTATACCTGTATTTTGGACTCAAActtatgtgtgcgtgtgtttagATCTACGGCAGGAGTATGCGACCACAGCTGCCACGGCCACGCGCCGTAGTGCCAGTTTTTCGGTACACACAGGCATGCGCAGAGGCATGAGGAGTGAGGCTGAGCTGGAGGAAGAGGATGAATATGATCAGCTGTCCGCTCCACATGCACGACTCTTCCGCACGGCCTCCATGCAGCGCAGCATGTCTCACTCACAGAACATCTCCAGCACGAAAGACTGTCGGCACAGCCCCTCCACACCTCAGTACCTCAACAGCCTGTCCTATCAGCAGCTCCACATCCCCAACCTCAGCACAGCAGAGCCCCAGAGTTACAGAGCCAACACAGGTCAGACTACTCAGACTGTATGTGTagactgaaaatatactgagAAGACATATAATTCAAAAAGATAGAATTCTGTTTTATGCCAAATTAACTATTTAACCCTTCCTGTCCTGCTCTTATATTACAGTATATCATATTTTATACAGTATCCATTATTCTTATTATGTCAaatgtttgtttgatttattgacatctaaatctgtatttaatgaattaaagagatagttcatttgtatgactttctttcttctgcagaacacaaatgaagatttttagaagaatatttcagctctgttggtccatacaatgtaagtgaatggtgaccagaatttccaaagttccaaaaagcacataaaggcagaataaaagtaatctataagactccagtgattcttttttttactataaattctagtataatatagtatagtatagtatagactagtagatggtgatatgcatgaagaatgtgaaacaccaaaaacaaaagaagaaaatgtttaagtggagattaatagtaaaatggacttaaatattgatctgtttctcacccacacctatcgtatcacttcagaagacatggatttaaccactggagtcttatcaattaattttatgctgccttttatgtgatttttggagcttcaaaggtctgatcaccattcacttgcattgtatggacctacagagctgaaatagtctccttaaattctttgtttgtgttctgcagaataaagaaagtcaaacacatctgggatggcatgtgggtgagtaaatgatgagagaattttcatttttgcgggaactatccctttaataatcagGCAGTTAATATCGCACATGTGGTAGAAAGTCCTTACAGCCAATTTGTCTGATTATCCAGTAAATGCTTCATTTGTAATGTTGAATCAGACGTGTGCAGTATGGAgctctgaaagagagagagagagagagcagaattTACTGAAATTGATACAAAAATGTAGTAATCAAATGAACATGTGgataattaaataaatcattcaATGGAAATGAATCAGTCTTCCCAATACTTCATATGAGAGAATAGAGTGTGAGAGTGGAAAGGCAAGCATGTTTGATTATTACCTTTTTTATACACCTCTTTCGGTGGTAAAGTTGCACATGCAAactaaatgtgaccaaaaccagtAATGTAGCTTTTTATCACTCTGCTGAACAATGAAGTTAAGCTAGTTTAGCATcactattttaaattaattaaaaaaagaaatcctcAGAGGTGTCAATTAATGTATAGAGTCAGTTTCTGCAGCAGTAATGTCATGCTGTTTGAATTTTATTACAGTACATTATCACAACATTGGAGTGGCAGCGGATCGTATAAATACTTTTCATATACGTATATACTATGCATATATTACATGTTTCAACACCTgatgtcttttcttttttcagataaGCTACGAAGGAGTATGCCAAACCTAATTCGAGCTTCCAGCATTCCCAATGTACTCAGTGTGCCTAATGTTTCTGCTCCAACTGGTCACATTGCCACTTCATCCGCACCATTGTCCTTACTGCGAAACAGTCAGAGTTTTGATTCTCACAATGGTCTCACCAAGATACAGTCTGCAAGTAAGActagcactatcaaaacattacaaTAAACATGACGAATTGTGTTGTTCCAGACCGATCTCACTCTGAATTTCGACGACAGTAGCTCGAAAGTTCTGCTGTTGAAATtgtaatcactgcccccagtggctgaagctggaagtgtttttgtacagatgggcacatgtgagctccatttactggatgaaatgtccacagggtggcgccaaaagcgcgttgcatttttagttgtaaatgctGTAATACTGTCAAacggaatgcatattttattagctCAACTCCCTAACCCAACCCCCAACTCTAAACTTaacagtcagtggagtaaaaatttcattttgtagtgaaaatgcaacctctgaatcatgctcaccattgttAAAGTGAACACTATTACATCTGAGAACCCATGCCTCAGAGGTTACTCATATGATGCGCTATCAGTAGGTCTAGAGGAAAatgtgttcacacttgaattgatgcaaaactgtctgatgggGTATGGCGGTTGTCTGTAATTCAGCGGAATGGGGTCGATTTAAGGGTACACCAACattcggaaacagcatgccgattttctgtgtgatcatgttaatTGTTGCAAATTGCCATGTCTTAGGTCAAAGTTTATCATTTACTCTCTTTTATATTTCAGTTCCCTCTCCTGGTCAGCTCCAGCAGCgagttcaaagcgtgggaaattTCTCAGTGACAACACGGCCACCCCTGAAAGCCACAGCTTATGTGAGCCCTACAATACAGAGTGCCTCCCCAATGCCTTCTTCTGTTAGTCTAAACTGCATTCCCAGCAGTAGTATTCCTCTGCCCAATAAACCCAGCACCCCCTCCTCCACTAGTCGCAGTGCTCTACCTCGGCCGGCTTCCTTTGTTGGGACAAGTGGGGCCTCACGCAGTAAAATTGCCCAGCCAGTACGCAGGTAATCAATACAATACAAAGCTCTCTCCTCTTTTTCAAATGTACTTCCTAACATTTTGGATTTTACATTGTTGTCTAAagatagtaaatccagagaatgagtattttattgtcttttactTACTTGCCAAATGTCATATTCACAGAAGCATGTTTTAAAACCAGAACCCTATATTTATTGGTTTTGAAAATAAATTCAAGCTGAATATTCAAACAATGCTAACATCTAAAAATGCTTCAAAAGCCgtgttaaaggtgcacacagtaattttgtcctcatttagtttttttttttaagtaatgaaaTGAATAGCACATTTTTAAACTCTGTTAAAATTATACACTACTCTCTTTATCTAAATAAACCCCTGCTATTGGCCACTTTCATGGCTGACTGCAAAAGAGGGCGTTTCAACAACATCATCACTGACCGTAAATGTTTGCAATGCTGCATCAACACTATTAGATGTCAGTATAAAGTCAATGCCACATAAATACAAAATGATACAAATGAAAAAGTGCACTATGAGTGAATTTCTATCGCATTCCGTCTGTGTTTAGAAAACCAAAATGATCAAAAGTGAAGATTGGTGTTTTTTCATTGGACAGCGACGATATGTGACATTgagattatatactgtacattgtacatTGATGTCATTCATCACTCTAGTCTCTTTCATGCAGTTTACTGACACCCCCGAAGAGTGTATCTGCTCTGAGTGCTCTGCGTGATGGAAGTTGGAGAGATGGCTGCTATTAACATGAGGAACCCCTGCTGTGCACACTGACCTAAACATGTTTCAGACCCAGCTGGCTGGGTACACCATTTGCTTGTAGACCTTAATTGGAAAACAATAATATCAAAGTAATATAAAGCTGAAAAGTACTGTTAACAAATGCAATACAGGATGATTGCAATATGCCCGTTGGCTAAAATCCAATGTATtatgcataacattttttatGTGCACATCGTTTCCATAACTGCAGCACAATTTCTAACAGCTGAAACAagcataaaattatattattaattaaaaaaggaCATAAGGATTTTTTTCTTGATGTTATGATTTACATGCATTTATAAGTAATTTGTTGTCTCCCACATAGCACTTTTattgttgacttgcattgttacATTAGAAAACCATTGTGCCAGAATAGTACCAGATCATTTTCTGTAGAGCAATATTGCATTCCTTTTATTATGTTGCCAATTATTTTGCAACAAGAAAATAAAGTGAACAAAGGTTTGCAATGGAGGGAACTAATGCATTTGTAAAAGCAGTCTAACTGTTACATGATCAGTAAAACACTACACTGCAATTTTAAAGTACAAGTGCAACATTTCTAGATTTATGTTTACATGATGCTCATAATATAGAGCTTTGTGGATAACACATTTGTACATTAAATTGTAACATTGTTTGTCTTTCATTAAGGACAGGTTTATGATTGAAGGAAATGTTGCCAAtgttacaataaaggcttttgaATGGAATTAAAACTGAAATGCTTCCTACCAGGAATAGATTATGTCCATAAAGGAGAACT comes from Xyrauchen texanus isolate HMW12.3.18 chromosome 18, RBS_HiC_50CHRs, whole genome shotgun sequence and encodes:
- the slain1a gene encoding SLAIN motif-containing protein 1a isoform X2, which codes for MDGLLFNPQMMTDVNGNSKIMNAELEVKMLQELVRKLERQNEQLRTRANVANNCTSSARLLSSPSSACLGGLAGPDAGLFYTGNYCISPRVSTLSYSPSFGLSTSDEHYPYFHPQSANDADVDDGTVLDELDILDLDVVLPIVGETDYCWLYVSPKAKLFPHLLFSPLQWCRHVLDNAGPEVELAKRSLCYKLDQDPSSPNQHQSLTGRNCSSLTERSPTFLYHTAQQSNSHQPRPVSPQSSIDSELSVSELEDDSIAMSYKLQDMTDVEVMARLQEENLRQEYATTAATATRRSASFSVHTGMRRGMRSEAELEEEDEYDQLSAPHARLFRTASMQRSMSHSQNISSTKDCRHSPSTPQYLNSLSYQQLHIPNLSTAEPQSYRANTDKLRRSMPNLIRASSIPNVLSVPNVSAPTGHIATSSAPLSLLRNSQSFDSHNGLTKIQSAIPSPGQLQQRVQSVGNFSVTTRPPLKATAYVSPTIQSASPMPSSVSLNCIPSSSIPLPNKPSTPSSTSRSALPRPASFVGTSGASRSKIAQPVRSLLTPPKSVSALSALRDGSWRDGCY